The nucleotide window AAGGCCAGCACGCCTATGCCTGTCTGGACCTGAGTCCCGTTGTTGAGCGCCAGCCCCTCCTTGGCCTCGAGCACCACGGGGTCGAGCCCCGCTCGGCGCAGCGCCTCTCCGCCCGGCAGCCGCTCGGCGCCCAAGATCGCTTCCCCCTCGCCCATCAGCACCAGGGCGAGGTGGGAAAGCGGAGCCAGGTCGCCCGATGCCCCTACACTTCCGCGCGCCGGAATGACAGGGTGCACCCGCCGGTTCAGCATTTCCGTGAGCGTCTCAATGATGATCGCGCGCACGCCGGAGTACCCGAGCGCGAGCACGTTGGCGCGCAGCAGCATGATCGCCCGGGTCTCGGCCTCTCCCAACGGCGCGCCGACCCCGGCCGCATGGCTGCGGATCAGGTTGGCCTGCAGCTCGCGAATGCGGTCGGGGGGGATCGCTACTTCGGCCAGGGCGCCGAAGCCGGTGGTGACGCCGTAGACGACGCGGCCCTCACGCAACGCCTGCTCCACCACCTCCCTCGCGGCCGCGACCCGCGCCCGCGCTCCGGGTGCCAGCCGCACCTGCGGCGCCGGGTGCCCTGCCACCCGTTCCACGTCCTCCAGCCGGAGCGAGTCGCCCTGAATTTCGAGAATGTCCACGGTTC belongs to Gemmatimonadota bacterium and includes:
- a CDS encoding aromatic amino acid lyase, whose protein sequence is MDILEIQGDSLRLEDVERVAGHPAPQVRLAPGARARVAAAREVVEQALREGRVVYGVTTGFGALAEVAIPPDRIRELQANLIRSHAAGVGAPLGEAETRAIMLLRANVLALGYSGVRAIIIETLTEMLNRRVHPVIPARGSVGASGDLAPLSHLALVLMGEGEAILGAERLPGGEALRRAGLDPVVLEAKEGLALNNGTQVQTGIGVLALLAAERAVETAEVAGAMSLEGLRGTPDAFDDAIQRVRPHPGQRQSAARLRLLLE